In Comamonadaceae bacterium OS-1, a single window of DNA contains:
- the fdhD gene encoding sulfur carrier protein FdhD, which produces MQRTEPNHPVPGGRPAAVVGVRAGQVFAATDWVALEVAVALEYNGISHAVMMASPTDLEDFARGFSLTEGIVDTVDQIRGIELVESPLGHTLQIEMAAACFARLKDRRRSLTGRTGCGLCGTDSLAHAVRRPAPVAAPATPFAIAAVARALAALRSQQHLLDATGATHAAAWCHADGSIALVREDVGRHNALDKLVGALSVAQLDAPSGFIVVTSRASFEMVQKAACAGVALLAAISGVTALAIDVAQAAGITLLGFARGDNASVYSHPEQIQLEPPP; this is translated from the coding sequence ATGCAGCGCACCGAGCCTAACCACCCCGTACCCGGTGGCCGCCCCGCCGCCGTGGTGGGTGTGCGCGCGGGCCAGGTGTTTGCCGCGACTGACTGGGTGGCCCTGGAGGTGGCCGTGGCGCTGGAATACAACGGCATCTCGCACGCGGTGATGATGGCCAGCCCCACGGACCTGGAAGACTTTGCCCGCGGCTTCTCGCTCACCGAGGGCATCGTGGACACGGTGGACCAGATCCGCGGCATCGAGCTGGTGGAGTCGCCGCTGGGCCACACGCTGCAGATCGAAATGGCCGCCGCCTGCTTCGCCCGCCTCAAAGACCGCCGCCGCAGCCTCACCGGCCGCACTGGCTGTGGCCTGTGCGGCACCGACAGCCTGGCCCACGCCGTGCGCCGCCCCGCGCCGGTGGCCGCGCCTGCCACCCCCTTCGCCATCGCGGCAGTCGCCCGCGCCCTGGCCGCCCTGCGCAGCCAGCAGCACCTGCTGGATGCCACCGGTGCCACCCACGCCGCCGCCTGGTGCCATGCCGACGGCAGCATCGCCCTGGTGCGCGAAGACGTAGGCCGCCACAACGCGCTGGACAAGCTGGTCGGCGCTTTGTCGGTTGCCCAACTGGATGCCCCCAGCGGCTTCATCGTCGTCACCAGCCGCGCCAGCTTCGAGATGGTGCAAAAAGCCGCCTGCGCCGGTGTCGCCCTGCTGGCCGCCATCTCCGGCGTCACCGCCCTGGCGATTGACGTGGCCCAGGCCGCAGGCATCACCTTGTTGGGCTTTGCACGCGGCGACAACGCCAGCGTGTACAGCCACCCCGAACAGATCCAACTGGAACCGCCCCCATGA
- the gnl gene encoding gluconolactonase: MWQASERYPDPAITVLDPRGEPYFLFNAAVERIATGMRWAEGPVWFGDGRYLLWSDIPNNRIMKWEEQTGAVSVFRQPSNFANGHTRDRQGRLVGCEHGGRRVVRTEYDGSLTVLVDQFNGKPLNSPNDVVVHTDGSVWFTDPPFGILGHYEGYHATPEQPTCVYRFDPATGQCSVATDAVDRPNGLCFSPDERLLYVVESGATPRRIRVFGVDGTRLVNDRVFVTCADGESPDGFRCDVDGNLWAGWGGAPGRDGVMVFAPDATPLAHIALPERCANLCFGGPARNRLFMAASQSVYALYVGVQGV, encoded by the coding sequence ATGTGGCAAGCCAGTGAACGCTACCCCGACCCGGCCATCACCGTGCTGGACCCGCGCGGTGAACCCTACTTTCTCTTCAACGCCGCGGTGGAACGCATCGCCACCGGCATGCGCTGGGCCGAGGGGCCGGTGTGGTTTGGCGACGGCCGCTACCTGCTGTGGAGCGATATCCCCAACAACCGCATCATGAAATGGGAGGAGCAGACCGGCGCAGTCAGCGTGTTCCGCCAGCCGTCCAACTTTGCCAACGGCCACACCCGCGACCGCCAGGGCCGCCTGGTGGGCTGCGAGCACGGCGGCCGCCGCGTGGTGCGCACCGAGTACGACGGCAGCCTCACCGTGCTGGTGGACCAGTTCAACGGCAAGCCGCTGAACTCGCCAAACGACGTGGTGGTCCACACCGACGGCAGTGTGTGGTTTACCGACCCGCCCTTTGGCATCCTGGGCCACTACGAAGGCTATCACGCCACGCCCGAGCAGCCCACCTGCGTCTACCGCTTCGACCCCGCCACCGGCCAGTGCAGCGTGGCCACCGACGCGGTGGACCGGCCCAACGGCCTGTGCTTCTCGCCCGACGAGCGCTTGCTGTACGTGGTCGAGTCCGGCGCCACGCCCCGGCGCATCCGGGTGTTTGGTGTAGACGGCACGCGCCTGGTCAACGACCGGGTGTTTGTGACCTGCGCCGACGGCGAGAGCCCCGACGGCTTTCGCTGCGATGTGGACGGCAACCTGTGGGCCGGTTGGGGCGGAGCACCCGGCCGCGACGGCGTGATGGTCTTCGCCCCCGATGCCACCCCCCTAGCCCACATCGCCCTGCCCGAGCGCTGCGCCAACCTCTGCTTCGGCGGCCCGGCCCGCAACCGGCTCTTCATGGCGGCCAGCCAGTCGGTGTATGCGCTGTATGTGGGAGTGCAGGGCGTGTAG